The DNA sequence AAATGTGCCGGAAGGAAGCGCAAATATAACCTGAAATTCATGAGCTCCACAGTGTCAGTGCAAACAGAGTCAGCATGAGTCATCAACGGCTGGTGGCGAGCATTCACTAGTATTCTTCACGCTCACTGTACAAAAACAGCTGACAATACAATATATCTATAAAGTAAATTGTTTATTAGCCATTTTCAATCAGGCTATGGCATGACATGTGATGTGCTATGAGGATGCTTACTTTACTCTTTACTACTTTAGTTTTGGGgtaaatttattttcttttgttactGTCCAGTATTCTAAGACGTACAACAATGGGGCTTTTTAAGGACTGCAGGACAAGGAGTGATTTTATTAACCCATTGTGCCCAAAAATGCATTTAgtagaaggaaaaaaatgccaCAGCATTTCTTCTAATTGGCGGAAAGTCTTGAAATCTGGTAACAAATGTGTACCACTAGATACACTAGGGACATATTCACACCACTTTttgaaatgtcttatttttcccAATCcatactgtttttaaaaagacccaaaagtgtgcatgtgctaaTCTGCTGCAGATGTGGATATCTGTTATCcatatctgtttttttcccaatcTGCCTTGATTTTTTGACTGTGAACTCAAACCATTACATTGCATTGCGGCTGAAGGCTCTACTGCACATGGTGACGATGCGGGCAAGACAGAGAGTTTAGGCACTAAAACTACAAGGTTCAATCCTAAAAGATTATGATTTAATTTCACATAAATGGTTACTTTGTTGGGTAAATAACTCAATGTTGACATTTGATTTCACACGGGGCTTGAACAGCCGTCACGGTTGAAAACAAAATTGACAGTTGCATGGGAATGTTATCTTTAGGAGGCCAGATTGGCATTTGTCTACATCTCTGATATTAAGCGTGTTATGAGTTCATATTTTCCACATTCTTGTAACTGCTCCTTCTGAGTTACAGCCTTTTCTTAGACTATATAGCATGATAAGAAATACTGTTTGAACAGTTTCAGTTGGGGCACAAACGGGTTAATTATCTCTGAATTTTGTGGGCGATCTCTattcttgtttttgtgttctttgtcaCTGTTCAGAGGACTCAGTGACGCACAGGCAAACCACACTGATGACTTGTTCTGTTCTGCTGTAGGGCTCTTATAATCCAAAGATTCAAAGGGCTGCAGGACAAAGAgtgattttattaaataaacaaaacaaggaCCAATATTTGTACCCTGTTCTGCCCTGTTTATTTGATCTGGAAAAATGTAGAGGACTAATTAGGTGCAAATGTACTCATTAGCTGAAGGCACTCCGCTGAGACCAATTGTCAATGAATTATTCAGGCTCTCTCTCCCATACACGACATCAATACTTGGCCATTCCCACCACGCTGCTGTGCATTCTCATCTTCAATTGCGTTCTGCCACTGCAAAATGAAGAGTCTTTGAATTTATAAGACGTGCTGCTCAAAGAATACAAATCATTTATGTCTGTCTGCTCAGGGTTTGACTATCTTCCCCAGCCTGCAGCCTTCTTTTCTCAGACCCCTGTCCTCTGCTCTGTAGATTTAATTAGTTCTGCCCTAGTAACCCTGCTCCTTTCTCCTTCTTCCCCTCAGGATATGGCCATGCAGCCCCCAGCACAGATGGAGGGAAGGTGTTCTGCATGCTTTACGCCGTCCTGGGCATCCCGCTCACACTGGTCATGTTCCAGAGCGTGGGTGAGCGGATCAACACCTTCGTCAGGTACCTGCTCCAACGCCTGAAGAAGTGCCTTGGCATGAGGCGCACCGAGGTCTCTATGGTCAACATGGTGATCTTCGGCTTCATATCCTGTATGAGCACACTGGGCGTCGGGGCGCTGGCCTTCTCGCACTTTGAACGATGGAGCATCTTTCACGCTTTCTACTACTGCTTCATCACGCTCACCACCATCGGCTTCGGGGACTACGTAGCGCTGCAGAGTGAGCACGCTCTGCAGACCAAGCCGGAGTACGTGGCCTTCAGCTTCATCTACATCCTGACGGGCCTGGCTGTGATCGGAGCCTTCCTCAACCTAGCAGTGCTGCGCTTCATGACCATGAACGCTGAGGATGAGAAGAGGGATGCTGAGCAGAGGGCTCTCCTCGCTCACAACGGTCAGGCGGGTGGACACATCCACTGCTCCATAGACCAGGCCTCCTCTTCTTCCACGCCAACTGGTTGCGGCGGCGGAAGCGCAGTTGGAGGTAGCGGGGGAGGCGCGGCGAGCCGGGGTCTACGTAACGTTTACGCTGAAGTGCTCCACTTCCAATCCATGTGCTCCTGCCTTTGGTACAAGAGTAGAGAGAAGCTGCAATACTCCATACCCATGATCATCCCACGTGACCTCTCCACTTCGGACACCTACATGGAGCAGGGAGAGGCTTTTTCCAACCCCCTGCACTCCAACGGCTGCGTGTGCAGCCTGCAACACCACTCGGGCATCAGCTCTGTTTCCACTGGTCTGCACAGCATCAACACCTACAGGAGACTCAATAAACGCAGAAGCTCCATCTGAACACAGAGGACTTCATGCTTTAAGGTCAAGTCCCACAAGAGGGACCTTCTACTGAGGACATCAGGGGAATACAAGTCCAGTCCGTAAGAGACGCAGTGCTCCTGATAGTTGCTGCTTTCTGGCACTGAGGAGCCTGCAGCCAGACTCTATGTATTTAACTTCCATTAGCTAAGCACAAACCATTTAGGACTAACGTCGTTATGGATGTCACTGAGAAAAAATGCTAATGGTTGTTTAAGAAGCATTTGTTACACAAACTCTGAAACTGTTGCAGTTAGAAGACAGGGAAAAAGAACACATGCAGCTCTCTCTGCACTTCTGAATATTGAATTCAGTATTTTCTTCGCTCATAAGACAGAATTTCATGTTCTATTATGAAAAGGGACAAAGTACACTGTGAGACATGTTTTTAAGAGGGATTGTATATAATGCTCCACTatgaagaaatattttattgatcTTAAATCCACTTTTTCCAAAAAGACTCTTCAAAAGGAATCTTTGGTTGTAAGTATTATAGTCACTGCAGTGAAATGAAAAGGTGTATATATTTGGACACTTTACTTGTGTTACTGAGGGAAAGCttattttttcagtgaaagATTTCAGAAATATTCTCAGTGTCTTTTCCTGTGTGTCTGCAACTGAAGTTCAGGTTCAAGCCaaactttctgttttatattttttccttccATGAGATACTGACGGcatttaaatgacagttttgatGGAGAATGTTTGAGCAGATTTTGCTTAAAGGGACGGTTAACCCttaaaaacccaaatatatattttttctcttacctgtggtgctatttatcaatctaaaCTGTTTTGACTAGAGTTGCTGAATGATGGAGGTCTCTGCCATAaggatgtctgccttctctcacaTATAAGAAAGATGGCACTttgcatgcatatatatatatatatatatatacaaatgtcTCTTTTCAGAAATCAAGATGATCCACAGACAGCAGAAGGAAAGAAAGTAGTTCCTACATTAAACTAGTCTGTGGATTATTTTTCAACCCAGCCGCCAAAATAAAAATTGGCGTTGTATGTTTCTTTAAACCAAAATACTTTGCATCTCAATGTTTCTGAAGTGCTCCAACCCGTTATAATTtagggaaataaaataaatcataacaCATGGTTTACATTCAGATAAAAACCACTTGGTTATGTGTAAGCATAAGCAGCTTCTGTACATAACTACTGGTTGCAGTTACATTACATAGAacgtggcattagaatgtggcATATTTATGTATGGAAATGTATTTACAGGTTATCACTGACGTAAAATTGACTTTAGGTTTCACACAGGGCATGAACGGGAATACCTATCACGCTCTGCAGACTGTAACGCTATAACAACGTCACCAGTGCGATGCTAAAGCTAAAGGAGGcccaaaacatttattttaaacatattaatGGTTTGTAGAAATGTGCAACATCTTTTCTGCTGACAGGACTTTGTCTTGAAATCTCATGATTCCTGagaagagacattgctgtttagcttttcaatttttttgttgttgttgcattgAGCACCACGACCCAGGTGCAAACAAGTTTCGTcatattcaagagaaggcagacatcaaCCAATATCTCCAGTGctcagcaactcacaccaaaacaattgtGATCAATAAATATCACTATaggtacaagaaaaaaaatgtttttttttatctgaggGTGAGCTGTCCCTTAAAATGTCTCGCTGAAGGAGGGGACACCTGTAGCTGTTGTGGGGATCAAACCTGTGACAGTGTCTCTAACCACTCTGCCTCCCTGCTGGCCCTTTCAGACCTCATCACTAtgaatttcttttttcataGTTTCTTCCTGCGCACCAAACTATTTCATGTGCTTGTTGCTCATCATATGTTTTCATATAACACAACTATATTCTGATAGTTTAACTTAGAGCATGTGAGCTCACGTTGTGCATATTAGAGACTCATATCTTATTCACTGCTGCACCTTAGAGGACTGTTGTATGCTC is a window from the Centropristis striata isolate RG_2023a ecotype Rhode Island chromosome 18, C.striata_1.0, whole genome shotgun sequence genome containing:
- the kcnk3a gene encoding potassium channel subfamily K member 3a — its product is MKRQNVRTLALIICTFTYLIVGAAIFDALESRKETSQMRELHLRKAELLKTFNLTAEDFDELEKVVLQLKPHKAGVQWKFAGSFYFAITVITTIGYGHAAPSTDGGKVFCMLYAVLGIPLTLVMFQSVGERINTFVRYLLQRLKKCLGMRRTEVSMVNMVIFGFISCMSTLGVGALAFSHFERWSIFHAFYYCFITLTTIGFGDYVALQSEHALQTKPEYVAFSFIYILTGLAVIGAFLNLAVLRFMTMNAEDEKRDAEQRALLAHNGQAGGHIHCSIDQASSSSTPTGCGGGSAVGGSGGGAASRGLRNVYAEVLHFQSMCSCLWYKSREKLQYSIPMIIPRDLSTSDTYMEQGEAFSNPLHSNGCVCSLQHHSGISSVSTGLHSINTYRRLNKRRSSI